The following proteins are co-located in the Myroides profundi genome:
- a CDS encoding CBS domain-containing protein yields the protein MRQNVPISSIMASKLVKLNLTDSLTNAEKLFKENKIRHLPVLSGGELVGILSYTDLVRISLAETVGDNDDIIDTTIYNMFSIEQVMVKDVVTIQADCSIKDAAEIIIERGFRSLPVMDGNILVGMLTSTDLIKYLIKQYE from the coding sequence ATGAGACAGAATGTACCAATTTCTAGTATTATGGCTTCAAAACTTGTCAAGTTAAATCTAACAGATTCATTGACAAATGCTGAAAAGTTATTTAAAGAGAACAAGATTAGACATCTTCCTGTGTTATCTGGAGGAGAGTTAGTAGGGATTCTCAGTTATACTGACTTAGTAAGAATTAGTTTAGCAGAGACGGTAGGAGATAATGATGATATTATCGATACCACTATATATAATATGTTCTCTATAGAACAAGTAATGGTTAAGGACGTTGTGACTATACAAGCAGATTGTAGTATTAAGGATGCAGCCGAAATAATTATCGAAAGAGGATTTAGATCATTGCCTGTTATGGATGGAAATATATTAGTAGGCATGCTTACTAGTACTGATTTGATAAAGTATTTGATAAAGCAATACGAATAA
- a CDS encoding GAF domain-containing protein, giving the protein MNNLYQELLVATKAILESNVLDRTEKLKQVCVLLNEKIAYYDWVGFYFAVPEERVLHLGPYSGPETDHTVIPFGKGICGQVAVSNETFLVEDVTAQDNYIACSITVKSEIVVPLFVDGVNIGQIDIDSNTINAFTAEDQSFLELLNVEIAKLFI; this is encoded by the coding sequence ATGAATAATTTATATCAAGAGCTTTTAGTGGCAACTAAGGCAATATTAGAATCTAATGTATTAGATAGAACAGAGAAGTTAAAGCAAGTATGTGTTCTGTTAAATGAGAAAATAGCGTACTATGATTGGGTTGGGTTCTACTTTGCAGTGCCAGAAGAGAGAGTACTTCATTTAGGGCCTTACAGCGGTCCTGAGACAGACCATACAGTGATTCCTTTTGGTAAGGGTATTTGTGGACAGGTGGCTGTTAGTAATGAGACTTTTTTAGTAGAAGATGTGACTGCTCAAGATAATTATATTGCTTGTAGTATTACTGTTAAGTCTGAGATCGTAGTTCCGTTATTTGTTGATGGAGTTAATATCGGGCAAATAGATATTGATTCTAATACGATTAATGCATTTACAGCTGAGGATCAATCATTTTTAGAATTACTAAATGTAGAAATAGCTAAATTGTTTATTTAG
- the rpsO gene encoding 30S ribosomal protein S15, translated as MYLSKEKKAEIFAQHGGAAANTGSAEGQIALFTYRITHLTEHLKKNRKDYNTERSLVLLVGKRRRLLDYLKNTEINRYREIIKVLGIRK; from the coding sequence ATGTATTTATCAAAAGAGAAAAAAGCTGAGATCTTCGCACAACACGGTGGAGCTGCAGCTAACACTGGATCTGCTGAAGGACAAATCGCTTTGTTCACATACAGAATCACGCATTTAACTGAGCACTTGAAAAAAAATCGTAAAGATTATAATACAGAGCGTTCATTAGTTCTTTTAGTAGGTAAAAGAAGAAGACTTCTTGACTACTTAAAGAATACAGAAATTAACAGATATCGTGAGATTATCAAAGTATTGGGTATTAGAAAATAA